CATGCTTCACCATTGCAGAATCGGGAAGGCAATCATGGATTTTCCCTTATTTTTCCCACGAGTTCGGCAGATAGTTTCTCTATATCCTGATAATCCTTGTCGGTTGGAGGACCATTTACATCAATGGCACCCAAAATTTCGATTTTAGTGCCGCTAAGCATTTCTTGTGCCTGTTTTATTGAGCCTCCTCCCCAACCGTAGGAACTCAGGGCTACAGCATATTTTGCCGGTGGTTTGAGGGCTTTTACGAGGTAAGTGCCATACACGGCCAGCGGGTGCATGCCTCCAAGGACTGTTGGTGTGCCAAGGACTATGGCCCTTGAATCCACAAGTTCACGGGCTATATCCCCAATATCGGAATTTTCAAGGTTGAAAACTTTCACATCCATGCCAGCCCGCACAAGCTCCTGAACCATCCTGTCAACCATTTTTCGGGTTGAGTTCCACATGCTTACATATACAACAATGACTTTTTCCAGTGTTTCTCCAGCAGTCCATTTTTTGTAAGCTTCCAGAATTAGTTCGGGATTGCGATGAATAGGTCCATGGCTTGGCGCAATGATTTCAATATCGAGATCCTCGATTTTGCTAAGGGCTTTTGCACCCAGCTTGCGGAAAGGCATCATTATTTCACCGAAATAGCGTTTTGCCATGGGGATTAAATCTTCAACTTCATCCGAATAGAATCCTGCTGCAGTGTGGGATCCGAAGAAATCACAGGTGAAGAGAGTTTTTTCTTCTACCAGATATGTGAACATGGTTTCTGGCCAGTGGAGCCAGGGTGCAGCGATGAATTTGAGAGTTTTTCCTCCAAGATCCAGCGTGTCACCATCCTGAACGATTTTTATCCGTTCCTCAGGGACATCATATTGAACCATGGCCATTTTTGCTCCCTTTTCAGAAGTTATCAATGTGGCTTTTGGAACACTATTCATTATTGACTGGATTGTAAATGCATGGTCGGGTTCCGCATGGTTCATTATAACGTAATCGAGGGAATCCACTTTTGAGTACCTGTTGATGTTTTGCCTCAATTGTTCTTCAAAACCCGGATTGACGGTGTCTATGAGGGCGGTTTTTTCGTTGCCCTGAACAAGATATGAATTGTAAGACGTGCCCTGTGGAAGAGGTATTAACGCATCAAACATGCGTCTGTCCCAATCTTTCACACCTACCCAGTACACACTTTCAGATATTTTGGTTATGTCACCCATATTACCAACTTCCCTAAGTAAAGATCAAGACACTGGAATATATCTGTTTGGATTGCGGCTATTTGATGCTGTTTTTAAGTATAAATTTGAAGTGGATACCAATACGATAATAAAGAACTGAGGATAATATATTGGTTGACTAACGAGGTGATATGTATGAAAAAGACAATTGAAAACCTTTCCAAAGCTTTTGTAGGCGAAAGCCAGGCCAGAAACCGCTACACAATGTATTCCAAGATTGCAAAGAAGGAAGGCTATGAGCAGATTGCAGATATCTTCCTTGTAACGGCAGATAATGAGAGGGAGCATGCAAAATGGGCTTTCAGGCTGATTAACGAGCTAAAAGGAAATGATGCTTCACTTGATGAACTCATGATTGAAGCTGCGGTTCCTACCATTCAGGGAAACACCATTGAAAACCTGAAAGCTGCAATTGCAGGCGAGACCTATGAAACCACTACAATGTACCCCGAATTTGCAGATGTTGCAGATGAAGAAGGTTTCCCGGAAATCGCAGAGCGCCTCAGGGCAATTGGTGAAGCTGAAGCACATCACAAGGACAGGTATGAAAAACTTCTCAAGGAAGTGGAAAACGGCACGGTTTTCAAAAAGGAAGAAGAGGTCGAATGGGTATGCCGGAAATGTGGTTACGTTCACAAGGGAACCAAACCTCCTGAGGAATGTCCTTCCTGCGATCATCCCTCCAGCTATTTCGAGAGAAAGTGTGAAGCTTTCTAAAACTAAAGTGATTGAGGTTTTTATTCCTCAATCCTCACTTTTTTTATCAATCTATACACTTTAAAAGTTTGATGAGGCACTGAGTGGTACCTCACTGACTATCTGGGAAGCATTTCCCTGCTGGTGGATGTCAACGGCACTGAGTTACTCTACGGTGACAGCTCAAAAAACCACGTAAAATTCATATCCCATACGGTTTATTGGAAGTGCCAATGTGGCTTGATGCATTGTACATGGCTTTTGATTATCTCATCAAAGTCATTCCCCCCATCATCATTGGCGTTCTTGTGATGGATTTCGTTGTGGAAATGGGCTGGGTTAAAAAAATCGGCTTTATTGCTTCTCCACTCATGCGCTTTGGTCATCTCCGTGAGGAAATCGGGCTTAGCTTTATCACTTCTTTTGGATCTTCCGCTGCAGGAAACTCCATGATAGCAAGACTGCATGATGACAATCACATTGACCGGCGGGAAACCATTGTTGCAACCATGGTGAACTCATTCCCCTCAAGCATTGTACTTTCAAGGGATCTGCTTCCTGTGGTGGTCACACTGCTTGGAACCACAGGTCTGATTTATCTGGGAATTGTGATTCTCATCGGTTTCCTGAAAACGCTCATGGCACTGCTGGCAGCACGTTTTCTTCTTACACCCCGCTCATTTGAGGAAATACACTACCACAGGGAAAAAATAAGTTACCGGGAAGGTGTATCAAAAACCCTTCGCAGATCTAAGCCCTCCCTGACACGAATTACACTTACCTTGATAGTTGTTTCAATTCTTGTTTTCCAGCTAATGGAAACCGGCATATTTGACTGGATTGCATCCATCATGCGTGAATCCTTCCTGGTTGGGTACGTTCCGGCCGAAGGGTTGCCCATAATCGCAGGCTGGTTTGCCAGCAATATTGCAGCATACACCATAGCAGGCAATCTCATGACTGCTGATATACTTTCCACCAGGGACATTATTCTGGCTCTGCTTGTGGGGAGAGTACTGGCAAGTATTCCCCGGATAAAAAGCATGATGCCATATTACGTTGGTATATTCAGGCCAAATCTCGGAATACGGATAATGTTCGTTTCTCTTGCAATGCAGAATGGTATCATGCTGGCAATGGTTGCAGCAATTCTCTGGTTCTGGTAAAAAAAAGAATGTTAGAAGAGACATGAAG
The window above is part of the Methanohalophilus levihalophilus genome. Proteins encoded here:
- a CDS encoding FprA family A-type flavoprotein, which encodes MGDITKISESVYWVGVKDWDRRMFDALIPLPQGTSYNSYLVQGNEKTALIDTVNPGFEEQLRQNINRYSKVDSLDYVIMNHAEPDHAFTIQSIMNSVPKATLITSEKGAKMAMVQYDVPEERIKIVQDGDTLDLGGKTLKFIAAPWLHWPETMFTYLVEEKTLFTCDFFGSHTAAGFYSDEVEDLIPMAKRYFGEIMMPFRKLGAKALSKIEDLDIEIIAPSHGPIHRNPELILEAYKKWTAGETLEKVIVVYVSMWNSTRKMVDRMVQELVRAGMDVKVFNLENSDIGDIARELVDSRAIVLGTPTVLGGMHPLAVYGTYLVKALKPPAKYAVALSSYGWGGGSIKQAQEMLSGTKIEILGAIDVNGPPTDKDYQDIEKLSAELVGKIRENP
- the rbr gene encoding rubrerythrin, whose product is MKKTIENLSKAFVGESQARNRYTMYSKIAKKEGYEQIADIFLVTADNEREHAKWAFRLINELKGNDASLDELMIEAAVPTIQGNTIENLKAAIAGETYETTTMYPEFADVADEEGFPEIAERLRAIGEAEAHHKDRYEKLLKEVENGTVFKKEEEVEWVCRKCGYVHKGTKPPEECPSCDHPSSYFERKCEAF
- a CDS encoding nucleoside recognition domain-containing protein, translating into MPMWLDALYMAFDYLIKVIPPIIIGVLVMDFVVEMGWVKKIGFIASPLMRFGHLREEIGLSFITSFGSSAAGNSMIARLHDDNHIDRRETIVATMVNSFPSSIVLSRDLLPVVVTLLGTTGLIYLGIVILIGFLKTLMALLAARFLLTPRSFEEIHYHREKISYREGVSKTLRRSKPSLTRITLTLIVVSILVFQLMETGIFDWIASIMRESFLVGYVPAEGLPIIAGWFASNIAAYTIAGNLMTADILSTRDIILALLVGRVLASIPRIKSMMPYYVGIFRPNLGIRIMFVSLAMQNGIMLAMVAAILWFW